From Saccharomyces paradoxus chromosome IX, complete sequence, one genomic window encodes:
- the MGA2 gene encoding Mga2p (ER membrane protein involved in regulation of OLE1 transcription~similar to YIR033W) encodes MQQNSEFLTETPGSDPHISQLHANSVMESQLLDDFLLNGSPMYQDDSMAHINIDEAANFQNFIKTDEGDSPNLLSFEGIGNNTHINQNVSTPLEDEIGGDRGVKEEEENEHENMVFKEKNTGSSVHDEIIFGRKETIQSVYINPLDYLKVNATQLPLNVEVSGLPQVSRVENQLKLKVKITSEIPLSQNMVYLPSDSISREKFYLKKNIEEFSQDFKKNLLYINAFVLCAVSNRTTNVCTKCVKREQRRAARRKSGIADNLLWCNNINRRLVVFNNKQVFPIMKTFDNVKEFELTTRLVCYCRHHKANNGFVILFTITDWQNRLLGKFTTTPIMITDRKPANMDTTKFNNTTTTSRRQLTEDESTTEYYSTDNNQLSKDENMPFQYTYQHNPYDNDSQMNNIPLKDKNLPFQYSIPQQTDLLQNNNLSLNLSLPNQHIPSPTSMSEEGSESFNYHHRDNDNPVRTISLTNIEQQSQLNQRKRARNNLENDIGKPLFKHSFSNSISPANNTMNPSLHSMHDFSMKNNNNSLPSINRVIPSQGPINGGIEVTLLGCNFKDGLSVKFGSNLALSTQCWSETTIVTYLPPAAYAGQVFVSITDTNNENNADDLPQEIEINDNKKAIFTYVDDTDRQLIELALQIVGLKMNGKLEDARNIAKRIVGNDSPDSGANGNSCSKSTGPSPNQHSMNLNTSVLYSDEVLIQKVIKSLNINSNISICDSLGRTLLHLACLKNYSNLVYTLIKKGARVNDIDSFGLTPLHFACISGDPKIIKMLLNCKVNYSLRSHNGLTAKEIFIANHIQPKEFNRKQENRDNHKFVQNDAYISEVLSLFEKFQDGARFANSVETDSNYSISRKYSQSSFNSSLLDNESLNENIFENQNMLIPTSVEIQHPTFQLFENSSYSEYDQSDFEEDGDEDLFVTDEVEQPGVACSEEENKPLDIESSVNETGEDNGSTSLWNRVLHRINDDLPKYEDLFPLSWGKDDKLKTANQDNIVEQSGSNIENSENSEEEDYEEEEEFLKKQFNRFFQNKQNFQNDKMLIFFWIPLTLLLLTWFIMYKFGNQDSSINHISELISEYLRIALAKFLLGNERMKTAFRSKLSNLQTTRMLNDLIVS; translated from the coding sequence ATGCAGCAGAACAGCGAGTTTTTAACGGAAACACCTGGGAGCGACCCTCACATATCTCAATTGCACGCGAATAGTGTAATGGAATCACAGCTTTTGGACGATTTCCTACTGAATGGGTCTCCCATGTACCAGGATGATAGCATGGCGCATATTAATATCGACGAAGCTGctaattttcaaaattttatcaagaCAGATGAGGGTGATTCGCCTAATTTGTTATCTTTCGAAGGAATCGGTAACAACACTCATATCAACCAAAACGTGTCCACTCCTTTGGAGGATGAAATAGGAGGTGACAGAGGCGTaaaggaggaagaagagaacGAGCACGAGAACATggtttttaaagaaaagaatacaGGCAGCTCCGTTCATGACGAGATtatatttggaagaaaggAAACGATTCAGTCTGTTTATATAAATCCTTTAGACTACCTTAAAGTAAATGCGACGCAGCTACCTTTGAATGTGGAGGTTTCAGGGTTGCCACAAGTATCTAGAGTGGAAAACCAACTGAAGCTGAAAGTGAAAATTACGTCTGAAATACCATTAAGCCAAAATATGGTTTACTTACCTAGTGATTCCATTTCAAGGGAAAAGTTttacttaaaaaaaaacattgaGGAGTTTTCACAAgacttcaagaaaaatcttctgTATATCAATGCGTTTGTTCTTTGTGCGGTGAGCAACAGGACAACAAATGTTTGTACCAAATGTGTCAAGCGAGAACAAAGAAGAGCCGCTAGAAGGAAGTCAGGTATCGCAGACAATTTGCTATGGTGTAATAATATCAACAGAAGGTTAGTCGTGTTCAATAACAAACAGGTTTTCCCTATAATGAAAACTTTCGATAATGTTAAGGAGTTTGAACTAACTACCAGGCTAGTTTGTTATTGCAGGCATCACAAGGCAAATAATGGCTTTGTCATATTATTCACTATAACAGATTGGCAAAATAGACTACTAGGTAAGTTTACAACAACACCTATCATGATCACGGATAGAAAACCAGCAAATATGGATACTACCAAGTTCAACAACACTACCACCACGTCCAGAAGACAGTTAACGGAAGATGAATCTACCACAGAATATTATTCAACGGATAACAATCAATTAAGCAAAGACGAAAATATGCCATTTCAATATACTTATCAACACAACCCATATGATAATGACAGTCAAATGAATAATATTCCACTGAAAGACAAAAACTTACCATTCCAATATTCCATTCCTCAACAGACAGATTTACTTCAGAATAATAATTTATCACTGAACCTCTCTCTGCCTAACCAGCATATTCCATCACCAACATCTATGAGCGAAGAAGGCTCAGAGTCATTTAATTATCACCATCGCGATAACGACAATCCAGTTCGTACCATTTCTTTAACAAATATCGAACAACAGAGTCAACTGAACCAACGGAAAAGAGCACGCaataatttggaaaatgacATCGGTAAACCTCTATTCAAGCattccttttcaaattcaatcAGTCCAGCAAATAATACGATGAATCCGTCCTTACATTCAATGCACGATTTctcaatgaaaaataacaacaacagttTACCTTCAATTAATCGCGTTATACCTTCACAAGGGCCAATTAACGGTGGTATTGAAGTTACTTTATTAGGTTGTAACTTTAAAGATGGCCTATCTGTAAAGTTCGGTTCTAACCTCGCCCTTTCTACGCAGTGCTGGAGTGAGACCACAATCGTCACTTATCTTCCTCCCGCAGCCTATGCGGGCCAAGTATTCGTCTCTATTACTGACacaaataatgaaaataatgCCGATGATCTTCCCCAGGAAATTGAAAtcaatgataataaaaaggCCATATTTACCTATGTTGACGATACTGACAGACAACTAATTGAATTAGCTTTGCAAATTGTGGGGTTAAAGATGAATGGTAAATTAGAAGATGCAAGAAATATCGCCAAGAGGATCGTTGGCAATGATTCTCCTGACAGTGGTGCTAATGGCAACAGTTGCTCAAAGAGCACAGGGCCTTCTCCAAATCAACATAGTATGAATTTGAACACAAGTGTTCTCTACTCCGACGAAGTCTTGATACAAAAAGTTATAAAATCATTAAACATCAACTCCAATATTTCCATATGTGATTCATTAGGAAGAACTTTATTGCATCTTGCatgcttgaaaaattactCAAACCTGGTGTATACATTGATCAAAAAAGGTGCTCGTGTTAACGATATTGATTCCTTTGGGCTAACTCCGTTACATTTTGCATGCATAAGTGGTGACCCTAAGATTATTAAGATGCTATTAAATTGCAAAGTCAATTATTCATTGAGGTCACACAACGGATTGACtgcaaaagaaatattcatAGCAAACCACATTCAACCAAAGGAATTCAacagaaaacaagaaaacagaGATAACCATAAGTTTGTTCAAAATGACGCTTATATCAGCGAAGTATTGTcattgtttgaaaaattccaagACGGTGCAAGGTTTGCCAATAGTGTAGAGACGGACAGTAATTATTCTATTAGCAGGAAATATTCACAATCCAGTTTTAATTCGAGCCTTTTAGATAATGAATCTCTGAATGAGAACATATTCGAGAACCAAAACATGTTGATTCCTACTTCTGTGGAGATTCAGCATCCTACCTTTCAATTATTTGAGAATTCAAGTTATTCTGAATACGATCAAagtgattttgaagaagacgGTGATGAGGATTTGTTCGTTACCGACGAAGTAGAACAACCAGGTGTTGCATGCAgtgaggaagaaaataagcCTCTTGATATTGAATCTAGCGTCAACGAAACCGGTGAGGATAATGGTAGCACATCCCTCTGGAATAGAGTTTTGCATCGAATTAATGATGACTTACCCAAATACGAGGATCTATTCCCGCTATCTTGGGGTAAAGATGATAAATTGAAAACCGCAAACCAGGACAATATTGTGGAACAGTCTGGATCTAATATTGAAAACTCTGAAAATtcagaggaagaagattatgaagaagaagaagagtttttgaagaaacagtTTAATagatttttccaaaacaaACAGAACTTccaaaatgataaaatgttaatatttttctggATACCCTTAACATTACTACTTTTGACATGGTTCATCATGTACAAATTTGGCAATCAAGATAGTTCCATCAATCATATAAGTGAATTAATCTCAGAATACTTGAGAATTGCATTAGCAAAGTTCTTACTGGGAAATGAAAGGATGAAAACCGCATTCAGGTCAAAATTATCCAACCTGCAAACAACAAGAATGTTGAACGATTTAATTGTCAGTTAG
- the LYS1 gene encoding saccharopine dehydrogenase (NAD+, L-lysine-forming) (Saccharopine dehydrogenase (NAD+, L-lysine-forming)~similar to YIR034C), giving the protein METGILRVTSEDGNERFTSPTHKMPAVTLHLRAETKPLEARAALTPTTVKKLIAKGFKIYVEDSPQSTFNINEYRQAGAIIVPAGSWKTAPRDRIIIGLKEMPETDTFPLVHEHIQFAHCYKDQAGWQNVLTRFIKGHGTLYDLEFLENDQGRRVAAFGFYAGFAGAALGVRDWAFKQTHSDDEDLPAVSPYPNEKSLVKDVTRDYKEALATGARKPTVLIIGALGRCGSGAIDLLHKIGIPDANILKWDMKETSRGGPFDEIPQADIFINCIYLSKPIAPFTNMEKLNNPNRRLRTVVDVSADTTNPHNPIPIYTVATVFNKPTVLVPTTVGPKLSVISIDHLPSLLPREASEFFSHDLLPSLELLPQRKTAPVWVRAKKLFDRHCARVRRSSRL; this is encoded by the coding sequence ATGGAAACAGGTATTTTAAGAGTTACTTCGGAAGATGGCAACGAACGTTTTACTTCACCCACCCACAAAATGCCTGCTGTTACATTACACCTGAGAGCCGAAACTAAACCCCTAGAGGCACGTGCTGCCTTAACGCCCACCACTGTCAAGAAGCTGATAGCTAAGGGCTTCAAAATATACGTAGAAGACAGTCCGCAATCCACTTTCAATATTAACGAATATCGCCAGGCAGGCGCCATTATAGTGCCTGCAGGTTCATGGAAAACCGCTCCTCGCGACAGAATCATTATAGGTTTGAAGGAAATGCCAGAAACCGATACTTTCCCTCTGGTCCACGAACACATTCAGTTTGCTCACTGTTACAAAGACCAAGCTGGGTGGCAGAATGTCCTTACCAGATTCATCAAGGGACACGGTACTTTGTATGATCtggaatttttggaaaatgacCAAGGTAGAAGAGTCGCTGCCTTTGGATTTTACGCTGGGTTTGCAGGTGCTGCCCTTGGTGTTAGAGACTGGGCATTCAAGCAAACACATTCCGACGATGAAGACTTGCCCGCAGTGTCGCCCTACCCCAATGAAAAGTCATTGGTTAAGGATGTTACGAGGGATTATAAAGAGGCCTTGGCTACCGGTGCTAGAAAGCCAACTGTGTTAATCATTGGTGCGCTAGGGAGGTGTGGCTCCGGTGCCATCGATCTATTGCACAAAATTGGTATTCCTGACGCCAACATATTAAAATGGGATATGAAAGAAACATCCCGTGGTGGCCCCTTTGACGAAATTCCACAAGCTgatatcttcatcaattgTATATATCTATCGAAACCGATTGCTCCTTTCACTAACATGGAGAAACTGAATAATCCTAACAGAAGACTAAGAACTGTGGTGGACGTATCAGCAGACACTACCAACCCTCACAACCCCATTCCGATATATACTGTGGCTACTGTATTTAACAAACCCACCGTATTGGTACCCACCACTGTCGGACCTAAATTATCTGTCATCTCTATCGACCACTTGCCTTCTTTACTGCCAAGAGAAGCTTCagaatttttctctcaTGATCTTTTACCATCATTAGAGCTACTACCTCAAAGAAAGACAGCCCCCGTCTGGGTTAGAGCCAAGAAACTGTTCGATAGACATTGTGCTCGTGTTAGAAGATCTTCAAGATTATAG
- the DAL7 gene encoding malate synthase DAL7 (Malate synthase~similar to YIR031C) codes for MVKISLNNTALYADIDTTPQFEPSKTTVADILTKDALEFIVLLHRTFNSRRKQLLANRSDLQSKLDSGEYRFDFLPETEQIRSDPTWQGAIPAPGLINRSSEITGPPLRNMLVNALNAEVTTYMTDFEDSSSPTWENMIYGQVNLYDAIRNQIDFKTPRKEYKLKDDISKLPTLIVRPRGWHMVEKHLYVDDEPISASIFDFGLYFYHNAKELVEIGKGPYFYLPKMEHHMEVKLWNDIFCVAQDFIGMPRGTIRATVLIETLPAAFQMEEIIYQVREHSSGLNCGRWDYIFSTIKKLRNLPEHVLPNRDLVTMTSPFMDAYVKRLINTCHRRGVHAMGGMAAQIPIKDDPKANEVAMNKVRNDKIREMKNGHDGSWVAHPALAPICNEVFSNMGTANQIYFVPDVHVTSFDLLNTKIQDAQVTTEGIRVNLDIGLQYMEAWLRGSGCVPINHLMEDAATAEVSRCQLYQWVKHGVVLSDTGDKVTPELTARILDEETTKLASTSPLGEKNKFALAAKYFLPEVTGKIFSDFLTTLLYDEIIKPSAKPIDLSKL; via the coding sequence ATGGTGAAAATAAGTTTGAATAACACTGCTCTATACGCGGACATCGACACGACTCCTCAATTTGAACCCTCCAAAACTACTGTGGCTGATATTTTAACCAAAGATGCCTTGGAGTTTATTGTTCTGCTGCATAGGACTTTCAATTCAAGACGTAAACAGCTCTTAGCTAACAGAAGCGATTTACAGTCAAAGTTAGATTCTGGCGAATACCGATTTGATTTCTTGCCAGAAACCGAACAAATCAGAAGCGACCCCACCTGGCAAGGTGCTATTCCTGCTCCTGGCTTGATCAACAGATCAAGCGAGATTACCGGACCACCATTGAGAAATATGTTAGTCAACGCTTTGAACGCAGAAGTAACGACATATATGACCGATTTCGAGGACTCTTCATCTCCAACTTGGGAGAATATGATTTACGGACAAGTTAATCTTTACGATGCTATCAGAAACCAGATTGACTTCAAGACACCAAGAAAGGAGTACAAGTTGAAGGATGACATTTCAAAACTGCCTACTTTAATCGTTAGGCCTCGTGGCTGGCACATGGTGGAGAAACACCTTTACGTGGATGATGAACCGATTAGTGCGTCCATATTCGATTTTGGTTTATATTTCTACCATAACGCTAAAGAGTTAGTTGAAATTGGTAAGGGTCCTTACTTTTACTTACCAAAGATGGAGCACCACATGGAGGTAAAACTATGGAATGATATCTTTTGTGTTGCGCAAGATTTTATTGGAATGCCCCGTGGTACCATCAGAGCCACTGTTCTAATTGAAACCTTGCCAGCCGCCTTCCAAATGGAGGAGATTATTTATCAAGTAAGAGAACACTCAAGTGGTCTGAACTGTGGTCGTTGGGATTACATATTTTCGACCATtaagaaattgagaaacTTGCCCGAACACGTTTTGCCAAATAGAGATCTAGTGACTATGACTTCGCCTTTTATGGATGCTTATGTGAAAAGATTGATTAATACATGTCACCGCAGAGGCGTCCACGCAATGGGTGGTATGGCTGCCCAAATCCCCATCAAAGATGATCCAAAGGCTAATGAAGTTGCTATGAACAAGGTTCGTAATGATAAGATAAGAGAAATGAAGAATGGGCATGATGGGTCATGGGTGGCACACCCTGCATTGGCACCAATTTGTAACGAAGTTTTCAGTAACATGGGTACAGCAAACCAAATATACTTCGTTCCAGATGTACATGTTACATCATTTGATTTATTGAATACGAAGATTCAAGATGCGCAAGTCACTACGGAGGGAATCAGAGTAAACTTAGATATTGGCTTACAATATATGGAGGCTTGGTTGAGGGGATCTGGTTGTGTTCCAATTAATCATCTGATGGAAGATGCCGCTACGGCGGAAGTATCGCGTTGTCAATTGTACCAGTGGGTCAAACATGGTGTTGTTTTAAGCGACACCGGTGATAAGGTAACTCCAGAGTTGACCGCCAGGATATTAGATGAAGAGACCACAAAATTGGCTTCTACAAGTCCGTTAGGTGAAAAGAACAAGTTCGCCCTAGCAGCTAAGTATTTTTTGCCTGAAGTCACTGGTAAAATCTTTAGTGACTTCTTGACCACTTTATTGtatgatgaaattattaagCCAAGTGCTAAGCCAATTGACTTAAGTAAGCTATAG
- the DCG1 gene encoding Dcg1p (similar to YIR030C), producing METRILVVNPNSSKSMTVSLQETIEKTFSEKSYKISYFTGPDASPPQIDGQETSIKSMEACLPLLVDDHKSVYYYKKFDGILIACFSDHPLVAKIKNRSAKEKGNVSVVGLLDSSIHYCDLIGRKFSIVTSNKEWVPILNNSVESKFLTGNTINKNLWKGTVSTDLQVLDLHSPENFQQIADIIYEENIRKLDSEIVILGCAGFSGLQNKLAKTFEKDGTLFLDTIEIGLEILITMIKFINSQK from the coding sequence ATGGAAACAAGAATACTTGTTGTGAATCCTAATAGTTCGAAGTCGATGACGGTTTCCTTGCAGGAAACCATTGAAAAGACTTTCTCAGAAAAATCATATAAAATCAGTTACTTTACAGGACCAGATGCTTCGCCACCACAAATTGATGGTCAGGAAACAAGTATTAAAAGTATGGAGGCCTGTCTTCCCCTCTTGGTTGATGACCACAAATCGGTATATTACTATAAGAAGTTCGATGGGATACTGATTGCCTGTTTCTCCGACCATCCTCTGGTGGCAAAGATAAAGAATAGATCCGCTAAAGAAAAGGGCAACGTTTCTGTTGTTGGGTTGTTAGACAGTAGTATCCATTACTGCGATTTGATTGGAAGGAAGTTTTCTATTGTCActtcaaataaagaatGGGTCCCCATATTGAATAACTCTGTGGAATCGAAATTCTTGACAGGGAACACAATTAACAAAAATCTATGGAAAGGTACAGTATCTACTGATTTACAGGTCCTCGACTTACATAGCCCGGAAAATTTTCAGCAGATAGCAGATATCATATATGAGGAAAATATTAGAAAGCTTGATTCAGAGATTGTAATATTAGGTTGTGCAGGATTCTCGGGATTGCAAAATAAACTGGCAAAGACGTTTGAAAAGGATGGCACACTGTTCTTAGATACGATTGAGATCGGCTTAGAGATTTTGATCACTATGATAAAATTTATTAACTCACAAAAATAG
- the DAL2 gene encoding allantoicase (Allantoicase~similar to YIR029W), with amino-acid sequence MKFFSLADEAEFKSIITSKNKAVDVIGSKLGGQVVSFSDEWFASAENLIKPTVPIRDPTRFVHSGAWYDGWETRRHNEMEYDWVIIKMGVAAAHIIGGEIDTAFFNGNHAPFVSIEALYDEGEEGDIMEDDPRWVEIVEKFECGPSQRHLFVRSNGLTEERFTHVKLKMYPDGGIARFRLYGRVVPPEFRTENHVIDLAYVCNGAVALKYSDQHFGSVDNLLLPGRGHDMSDGWETKRSRQPGHTDWAIIQLGRESSFIEKIIVDTAHFRGNFPQFVTVEGCLKDSESSEKIDGRTWVELVGKSKTGPDKEHVYEIRKNIRVSHVKLTIIPDGGVKRIRVWGH; translated from the coding sequence atGAAGTTTTTTAGCTTGGCGGATGAAGCTGAATTCAAGTCAATAATCACTTCAAAAAACAAAGCAGTAGATGTTATAGGGTCCAAGCTAGGTGGTCAAgtggtttctttttcagatGAATGGTTTGCCTCTGCCGAAAATTTAATCAAACCAACTGTCCCCATAAGGGATCCTACCAGATTTGTTCACTCAGGCGCATGGTACGATGGTTGGGAGACGCGAAGACATAATGAGATGGAATATGATTGGGTTATCATCAAGATGGGAGTTGCTGCTGCCCATATTATTGGTGGTGAGATCGACACTGCGTTTTTTAATGGTAACCATGCACCATTCGTTTCGATTGAGGCGCTGTATGACGAGGGTGAAGAAGGTGATATAATGGAAGATGATCCGCGTTGGGTTGAGATTGTTGAGAAGTTTGAGTGTGGTCCTTCGCAAAGGCACCTTTTCGTTAGAAGTAACGGCCTTACTGAAGAAAGGTTTACTCATGTCAAGCTGAAGATGTACCCCGATGGAGGAATCGCCAGATTTAGATTATACGGAAGAGTTGTCCCTCCAGAATTCAGAACTGAGAATCATGTAATTGACCTGGCTTATGTTTGCAATGGTGCTGTCGCTTTAAAATATTCGGACCAGCATTTTGGCTCAGTTGATAATTTACTATTGCCAGGGCGAGGCCATGATATGTCTGATGGCTGGGAAACCAAAAGGTCAAGACAACCAGGTCATACTGATTGGGCGATAATTCAACTGGGTAGAGAATcttctttcattgaaaaaattatcgtCGATACGGCACATTTCAGGGGGAACTTTCCGCAGTTCGTCACAGTGGAAGGTTGCTTGAAGGATTCAGAATCGAGCGAGAAAATTGATGGAAGAACATGGGTCGAGCTAGTTGGCAAGTCAAAGACGGGGCCCGATAAAGAACATGTGTATGAAATACGTAAGAATATAAGAGTCTCCCATGTCAAATTAACGATTATTCCCGATGGAGGagtgaaaagaataagagTTTGGGGGCActaa
- the DAL4 gene encoding allantoin permease (Allantoin permease~similar to YIR028W), giving the protein MANDALSAIFSNPSRKGVQPSTSIVSYTNNNEDDIIDVENGKFNKNKNINTNVYVDNSSIEESEVMPLPETKSIWSKIYYDFIVLDKTTLNVSLKESFLYNRDLKPVEEERRCWSWFNYLYFWLADCFNINTWQIAGTGLQLGLNWWQCWLTVWIGYTFAGVFVVLNSRFGSAYHLSFPITVRASFGIFFSMWPIINRVVMAIVWYAVQAWLGATPVALMLKSIFGKNLEDRIPNHFGSPNSTTFEFMCFFIFWVVSIPFVLVAPHKIRHLFTVKAALIPFAAFGFLIWALKKSHGKIELGTLNDYSPHGSEFSWIFVRSLMACVANFAALIINAPDFGRFAKNPQASLWPQLVAIPLFFAITCLIGIIVTAAGYHLYGVNYWSPLDVLGQFLETTYTRGTRAGVFLISFVFALAQLGTNISANSLACGADMTALFPRYINIRRGSLFCVAMALCICPWNLMASSSKFTSALGAYAIFLSSIAGVICADYFVVRRGYVKLTHLFLAQKGSFYMFGNKFGVNWRAFVAYICGIAPNLPGFIGDVGAPKITVSDGAMRLYYLGYPVGFFISTVVYLILCYFFPVPGTPVTNFLTEKGWFQRWAYVEDFEQDWRNELRRDDLCDDTISIYDNTDEKIVY; this is encoded by the coding sequence ATGGCTAACGACGCCCTAAGTGCTATTTTCAGTAACCCATCGAGAAAGGGTGTTCAGCCCTCCACATCTATTGTGTCATATACAAAcaataatgaagatgatattatAGATGTCGAGAATGGGAAGttcaacaagaacaaaaatatcaatacGAATGTCTATGTGGACAACTCTTCGATAGAGGAGAGTGAGGTCATGCCTCTGCCTGAGACGAAGTCCATCTGGAGTAAAATATACTAtgatttcattgttttAGACAAGACAACATTAAATGTTTCGCTGAAGGAGTCCTTTTTGTATAACAGAGACTTGAAACCggttgaagaagaaagaaggtgTTGGTCCTGGTTCAACTACTTATATTTCTGGCTGGCAGATTGTTTTAATATTAACACATGGCAAATTGCTGGTACGGGTCTACAATTAGGTCTGAATTGGTGGCAATGTTGGCTTACAGTTTGGATTGGTTACACTTTTGCAGGTGTCTTCGTGGTATTAAACTCGAGATTTGGTTCCGCGTACCACTTATCTTTCCCCATTACTGTTAGGGCTTCGtttggtattttcttttccatgtGGCCGATTATAAATCGTGTCGTGATGGCTATAGTATGGTATGCGGTGCAAGCCTGGCTAGGTGCTACGCCCGTGGCACTGATGCTGAAATCtatttttggtaaaaatcTGGAAGACAGAATCCCAAACCATTTTGGTTCTCCAAATAGCACTACTTTCGAATTCATGtgtttctttatattttggGTGGTCAGTATACCCTTTGTCCTAGTGGCCCCTCATAAAATTAGGCATTTGTTCACAGTGAAGGCAGCTTTGATCCCCTTCGCAGCCTTCGGGTTTTTAATTTGGGCTTTGAAGAAGTCGCACGGTAAGATTGAATTGGGGACCCTAAATGATTACTCGCCTCATGGTTCCGAATTTTCATGGATATTCGTCAGATCCCTAATGGCCTGTGTTGCCAACTTTGCCGCTTTGATTATCAACGCTCCTGATTTCGGTAGATTTGCCAAGAATCCTCAAGCGTCTCTGTGGCCACAATTGGTTGCCATCCCATTGTTCTTCGCTATTACATGTTTGATCGGTATCATTGTCACTGCAGCCGGTTATCACTTATATGGGGTCAACTATTGGTCACCTCTGGACGTACTTGGCCAATTTTTGGAGACTACCTACACTAGAGGTACTAGGGCTGGTgtctttttgatttcttttgtatttgCTTTAGCACAATTGGGTACAAATATTTCCGCCAACTCGCTGGCATGCGGTGCTGATATGACGGCTTTATTTCCAAgatatattaatattagAAGAGGTTCTTTATTCTGTGTGGCAATGGCTCTATGTATCTGTCCATGGAACTTAATGGCCAGCTCAAGTAAGTTTACCAGTGCTTTAGGTGCATATGcaattttcctttctagTATTGCTGGTGTCATTTGCGCGGATTATTTCGTGGTAAGAAGAGGATATGTGAAATTAACACATTTATTCCTGGCACAGAAGGGTTCCTTTTACATGTTTGGAAACAAATTCGGTGTCAATTGGAGGGCTTTTGTTGCGTATATTTGCGGTATCGCTCCAAATTTACCTGGCTTTATAGGTGATGTTGGCGCTCCAAAAATTACAGTTTCAGATGGTGCAATGAGATTATACTACCTAGGTTATCCAGTAGGTTTCTTTATTAGTACAGTGGTATACCTCATATTATGTTACTTTTTCCCCGTCCCTGGTACTCCGGTAACTAATTTCCTAACAGAGAAAGGTTGGTTCCAAAGATGGGCTTACGTTGAGGATTTCGAACAAGATTGGAGGAACGAGTTACGTAGAGATGACCTATGCGATGATACAATCAGTATCTATGATAACACCGATGAAAAGATAGTTTACTAA
- the DAL3 gene encoding ureidoglycolate hydrolase (Ureidoglycolate lyase~similar to YIR032C) encodes MVTVVAETLTIESFKEYGTIISPDEEISRLQDLEKGANQGTAIKLLQVSRVENGSTSKVPNWNLFRCFPQAHLNRIFARGLNQGISHSIKVLEKHPCSSQTFVPMGRTSAEVAYLVVVAKEYANKPDLSTLRAFTCLGGQAVTYGLGIWHAPMIVLGKQEHLDFSVLIYESLEPERPEKDCVEEHYGDGDICITI; translated from the coding sequence ATGGTGACAGTGGTTGCGGAAACATTGACGATAGAGTCCTTCAAGGAATATGGGACGATAATCTCGCCAGATGAAGAGATTTCTAGGCTGCAGGACCTCGAGAAAGGTGCAAACCAAGGAACAGCTATCAAATTGCTTCAAGTAAGCCGGGTTGAGAATGGGTCTACTAGTAAAGTTCCTAATTGGAACTTATTCCGTTGCTTCCCACAGGCGCACCTTAATAGAATATTCGCTCGAGGCCTTAATCAGGGAATTTCTCATTCGATCAAAGTCCTCGAAAAGCATCCGTGTAGTTCGCAAACGTTCGTGCCCATGGGGAGAACGTCTGCTGAAGTAGCATACTTAGTAGTAGTCGCTAAAGAATATGCAAATAAACCAGACTTGTCTACGTTGAGGGCTTTTACATGTTTAGGCGGTCAAGCTGTTACCTATGGCCTAGGCATTTGGCATGCGCCCATGATAGTACTTGGCAAGCAAGAgcatttggatttttcagTCTTGATCTACGAAAGTCTGGAGCCTGAGAGGCCCGAGAAGGACTGTGTCGAAGAACACTACGGCGATGGTGACATTTGTATTACTATATAG